CGCCATCGCCGCCCCCAACGGCCAAAGCGTGCTCCTGCGCCAGATGGCGCAGGTGGCCTTTGCCGCCGCCCCCCAGCGCGGCGATGCCGGGTTTGAGGGCGCGCCCGCCGTCATCCTGGGCATTCAAAAGCAGCCCACGGCCGACACCATCGCCCTGACCGGGCGCATCGAAGCGGCGCTGGCGGCGCTCGAATCTTCCTTGCCCGCCGACATGGACAAACCGCGCGTCACGTTTCGCCAGGCGAGCTTCATCGAAGCCTCGGTGACCACGCTGCAGGGCAAGCTCATCGGCGCCTCGGTGTTCGTGGCGGTGATTTTGTTTGTCTTCCTGGGCACGCTGCGGCCCACGGTGATTGCGCTCACGGCCATTCCGGTGTCCATCTTTCTGACGGCGCTGGTGTTTCGCTACTTCGGCCTGTCGATCAACACCATGACGCTGGGCGGTCTGGCGATTGCCATCGGCGGCCTGGTCGATGACGCCGTGGTGGACGTGGAAAACGTGCTGCGCCGCCTGAAGATGGACCGGCAGAAAAAGCCCGGCACGCGCCTGCACCCGATCGAGATCGTGCGCCTGGCCTCGCTGGAGGTGCGCTCGGGCATCGTCTATGCCACGGCCATCATCGTGCTGGTGTTCCTGCCGCTGTTTGCCCTGCCGGGTATCGAAGGGCGGCTGTTCGTGCCGCTGGGCGTGGCCTTCATCGTCTCCACGCTGGCCTCGCTCCTGGTGTCGGTCACGGTCACGCCGGTGCTGGCGTTTTACCTGCTGCCGCGCATGAAAAACCTCGACCATGGCGACACCCGCGCCCTGGCCTGGCTCAAGCGCCGCTACCAGGGCGCGCTGCAGGCCGTGCTGCAGCGCCCGCGCCAGGCGCTGGCGGCGGGCGCGCTGGCGGTGCTGGTGGCAGCGGCGGCGGTGCCGTTCTTTCCCACCACGTTCTTGCCGCCGTTCAACGAGGGCACGCTGCTCGTTGGCCTGCGCCTGAACCCGGGGGTGACGCTCGATGCCTCGACCCAAATCGCCCGCCAGGCCGAGCGCCTGGTGCGCCAGGTGCCCGAGGTCACGCACGTGGGCCGGCGCAGCGGCCGCGCCGAGCTCGATGAACACGCCGAGGGCGTGCACGTGAGCGAGCTGGACGTGGGCCTGCTGCCCGCGAGCCAGATGCGCCGCAGCATGGCCGAGGTGCAGGCGGACATCCGCGCGCGCCTGGCGCCGCTGCCCGCAGCGATTTCCATGGGCCAGCCGATCTCGCACCGCATCGACCACATGCTCTCGGGCGTGCGCTCGCAAATCGCCATCAAGCTCTTTGGCGACGACCTCGACACCCTGCGCGGCCAGGCCGAGGTGCTGCGTGCCAAGCTCGCCAGCATCGACGGTGTGGCCGATCTGGAGGTGGAAAAGCAGGTGCTGGCGCCGCAGATTGCCGTGCGCGTGGACTACGCCGCTGCCGCGCAGTACGGCGTGCCCGCGTCGCAGGTGCTCTCTACCCTGCAAAGCCTGGTCGAGGGCGAGCGCGTGACGCAGATCGTGGAAGGCAGCCGCCGCTTTGCCCTGGTGCTGCGCCTGCCCGACAGCGCACGCTCGGTCGATGGGCTGGCGCAGGTGATGATCGACACGCCCCGGGGGCGCGTGCCGCTGTCGCGCCTGGCGAGCATCGAGGAGGGCGACGGCCCCAACCAGATCAGCCGCGACGACGGCAAGCGCCGCATCGTGCTCGCCGCCAACGCGCAGGGCCGGCCCCTGTCGGAGGTAGTGGCCGACATCCGCGCCGCCGTGGCGCAAACGCCGCTGCCCGAGGGCTACTTCATCACCCTGGGCGGGCAGTTCCAGGCGCAGGAGGAGGCCAGCCGCCTGGTGGGCCTGCTCTCGCTGGTGTCGCTGGCGCTGATGTTCGTCGTGCTCTGGAGCCGCTACCAGTCCTCGCGCCTGGCGCTGCTCATCATGGCCAACATCCCGCTGGCGCTGGTGGGTGCGGTGCTGGGGCTGTGGCTGTCGGGCCAGCCGCTGTCGATTGCGGC
This DNA window, taken from Acidovorax sp. HDW3, encodes the following:
- a CDS encoding efflux RND transporter permease subunit, translated to MFQWLLEKSLSQRLVVLVAAAVLMVWGAFTLSRTPVDVFPDLNKPTVTLMTEAGGMAPEEVEQLITFPLETAMNGLPGVEGVRSTSSAGLSFLYVTFDWSVDIFRARQMVSERLASLEEGLPPGITARMGPISSIMGEIMMVAIPIDASRTTAMAVREYADWVLRPRLLAIPGVAQVIPIGGQVRQFQVQPDTARMAQLGISHDQLAAALKGFSANTSGGFLEQNGREYLIRHLGRTARLEDLQNLAIAAPNGQSVLLRQMAQVAFAAAPQRGDAGFEGAPAVILGIQKQPTADTIALTGRIEAALAALESSLPADMDKPRVTFRQASFIEASVTTLQGKLIGASVFVAVILFVFLGTLRPTVIALTAIPVSIFLTALVFRYFGLSINTMTLGGLAIAIGGLVDDAVVDVENVLRRLKMDRQKKPGTRLHPIEIVRLASLEVRSGIVYATAIIVLVFLPLFALPGIEGRLFVPLGVAFIVSTLASLLVSVTVTPVLAFYLLPRMKNLDHGDTRALAWLKRRYQGALQAVLQRPRQALAAGALAVLVAAAAVPFFPTTFLPPFNEGTLLVGLRLNPGVTLDASTQIARQAERLVRQVPEVTHVGRRSGRAELDEHAEGVHVSELDVGLLPASQMRRSMAEVQADIRARLAPLPAAISMGQPISHRIDHMLSGVRSQIAIKLFGDDLDTLRGQAEVLRAKLASIDGVADLEVEKQVLAPQIAVRVDYAAAAQYGVPASQVLSTLQSLVEGERVTQIVEGSRRFALVLRLPDSARSVDGLAQVMIDTPRGRVPLSRLASIEEGDGPNQISRDDGKRRIVLAANAQGRPLSEVVADIRAAVAQTPLPEGYFITLGGQFQAQEEASRLVGLLSLVSLALMFVVLWSRYQSSRLALLIMANIPLALVGAVLGLWLSGQPLSIAALIGFITLAGISVRNGILKVSHYLNLMRAEGEQFNHAMIVRGSLERLSPVLMTALVTAFALAPLLFEAERPGTEILHPVAVVIASGLVSSTLLDSFLTPVLFWLFGKRDAERLLDDKRTEAF